From the Pirellulales bacterium genome, one window contains:
- a CDS encoding SgcJ/EcaC family oxidoreductase, giving the protein MSQYSISQRLKSWRLVALIGLALVTPVMADDDPEATAIAAVKSSHEQVLKSFNEGKADAVAAAFLPQGELIDEAGVIYRGNEEIKSILTSFFERYAGVKLALDIETVRLVGPVAIEEGTRAMTTADGEETSRFRYIAVWAKPEKQWRLASFRDFAETPTLSPHDHLQALSWLVGDWLNEGADGRVAINYHWSDDKNYLLGDYAYESAEGEQRKSTHRIGWDPAAGQIRSWLFDADGGFAVGGWTMVDDGAVIKSESVNPDGTTSHVTLHIIVKDEDHFAIEGVDRIIGDSLAEDFDITVTRRPEAVGK; this is encoded by the coding sequence ATGTCGCAATATTCGATTTCGCAACGGTTGAAATCCTGGCGCCTGGTTGCGCTGATCGGTTTGGCGCTGGTCACGCCCGTCATGGCGGATGACGATCCGGAAGCAACGGCGATTGCCGCGGTGAAGTCGAGTCACGAGCAGGTGCTTAAGTCGTTCAACGAAGGCAAGGCGGATGCCGTGGCCGCGGCGTTCTTGCCGCAAGGGGAACTGATCGACGAGGCGGGGGTGATCTACCGAGGCAACGAGGAGATCAAGTCAATCCTGACCTCGTTCTTTGAGCGATACGCGGGGGTGAAGTTGGCGCTGGACATCGAAACTGTGCGGTTGGTTGGGCCGGTGGCGATTGAAGAAGGGACGCGCGCGATGACCACGGCGGATGGCGAGGAGACTTCGCGATTTCGCTATATCGCGGTGTGGGCCAAGCCCGAGAAGCAGTGGCGACTGGCGTCGTTTCGCGACTTCGCGGAGACGCCGACGCTGAGTCCGCACGATCACCTGCAAGCGTTGAGTTGGCTGGTGGGAGATTGGCTCAACGAAGGCGCCGACGGTAGGGTGGCAATCAACTACCACTGGTCGGACGACAAGAATTATCTGTTGGGCGACTACGCCTACGAGTCAGCGGAAGGGGAGCAGCGCAAGTCGACGCATCGCATCGGTTGGGATCCGGCGGCGGGGCAGATTCGCTCCTGGCTGTTTGACGCCGATGGCGGCTTTGCGGTGGGGGGCTGGACGATGGTTGACGATGGGGCGGTGATCAAGTCGGAGTCGGTGAACCCGGATGGGACGACATCGCATGTGACGTTGCACATCATCGTGAAGGACGAAGACCATTTTGCCATCGAGGGGGTCGATCGGATCATTGGCGACAGCCTCGCGGAGGATTTCGACATTACCGTGACGCGTCGGCCCGAGGCCGTTGGCAAGTAG